One part of the Quercus lobata isolate SW786 chromosome 7, ValleyOak3.0 Primary Assembly, whole genome shotgun sequence genome encodes these proteins:
- the LOC115954219 gene encoding dirigent protein 22-like: MAKTLSKPTSILFMLFTIFFFSTYVIADEAPVFSKNLPPSSLGLKQQKLSHLHFYFHDIVSGPKPTAVRVAQAATTNKSPTGFGAVAVIDDPLTLLPENTSKVVGQAQGIYTLASQSEAALLMVLNFAFTEGEYNGSTLSVLGRNTVFSTVREMRIVGGSGVFRFARGYAQAKTYTFDTKSGDAVVEYNVYVLHY; the protein is encoded by the coding sequence ATGGCCAAAACCCTCTCAAAACCCACATCCATTTTATTCATGCTCTTcaccattttcttcttctcaacctATGTCATCGCAGATGAAGcacccgttttctctaaaaatttacCTCCTTCATCACTTGGACTTAAGCAACAGAAGCTAAGCCACCTCCACTTCTACTTCCATGACATTGTCAGTGGCCCCAAACCTACTGCTGTGCGAGTTGCACAAGCTGCCACAACAAACAAATCCCCAACGGGGTTCGGAGCTGTGGCGGTGATCGATGACCCGCTGACTCTCCTACCAGAAAATACCTCCAAAGTTGTTGGACAAGCACAAGGAATTTATACCTTGGCGTCGCAGAGTGAAGCAGCGTTGCTAATGGTGTTGAACTTTGCATTCACAGAGGGAGAGTATAATGGTAGCACTCTTAGTGTGTTAGGGAGAAACACTGTATTCTCGACCGTCAGGGAGATGCGGATCGTAGGTGGGAGTGGTGTTTTCCGGTTTGCTCGTGGGTATGCTCAGGCCAAGACTTACACGTTTGATACCAAATCTGGGGATGCTGTTGTGGAGTACAATGTCTATGTCTTACATTATTGA
- the LOC115954189 gene encoding dirigent protein 22-like, with amino-acid sequence MAKTLSKPTSILFMLFTIFFFSTYVTADEAPVFSKNLPPSSLGLNQQKLSHLHFYFHDIVSGPKPTAVRVAQAATTNKSATGFGAVAVIDDPLTLLPENTSKVVGQAQGIYTLASQSEAALLMVLNLAFTEGEYNGSTLSVLGRNTVFSTVREMPIVGGSGVFRFARGYAQAKTYTFDNKSGDAVVEYNVYVLHY; translated from the coding sequence ATGGCCAAAACCCTCTCGAAACCCACATCCATTTTATTCATGCTCTTcaccattttcttcttctcaacctATGTCACCGCAGATGAAGCACCtgttttctctaaaaatttacCTCCTTCATCACTTGGACTTAATCAACAGAAGCTAAGCCACCTCCACTTCTACTTCCATGACATTGTCAGTGGCCCCAAACCTACTGCTGTGCGAGTTGCACAAGCTGCCACAACAAACAAATCCGCAACGGGGTTCGGAGCTGTGGCGGTGATCGATGACCCGCTGACTCTCCTCCCAGAAAATACCTCAAAAGTTGTTGGACAAGCACAAGGAATTTATACCTTGGCGTCGCAGAGTGAAGCAGCATTGCTAATGGTGTTGAACTTAGCTTTCACAGAGGGAGAGTATAATGGTAGCACTCTTAGTGTGTTAGGGAGAAACACTGTATTCTCGACCGTCAGGGAGATGCCGATCGTTGGTGGGAGTGGTGTTTTCCGGTTTGCTCGTGGGTATGCTCAGGCCAAGACTTACACGTTTGATAACAAATCTGGGGATGCTGTTGTGGAGTACAATGTCTATGTCTTACATTATTGA